The genomic DNA GAGATAGCCGGAGATGCCGATCGCGACGACGGCCACGATGGCGACGTACTCCAGGAGCAGGTCCCAGCCGATGAACCAGCCGACGAGTTCGCCGAGCGCGACGTAGCCGTAGCTGTAGGCGGAACCGGCCCGCGGGATCATGCCGGCGAACTCCGCGTACGACAGCGCGGCCGCTGCCGACGCGAGCCCGGCGATGAGGAAGGAGAGGACGACGGCGGGACCCACGGCGGGAGTCGTCGCGTCGCCGTGGGCGACGAGCCCGGCGAGCGAGAAGATCCCGACGCCGACGATGCCGCCCACGCCGATCGCGGTGAGCTGCCAGAGCCCGAGCGTCCGGAACAGACCGCTCCCGCCCGACTCCTCCGTCATGTCGCTGACGGGCTTGCGGCGCCACACGGACGTCGTGGAACGGGGTCGATCTGTCCGGGGCATCGTCGCCTTCTCTCGTCAGGAACGGGAGAACGTTACCTTCGCCGACGCGCCGTCACAAGACCGTGGATCCGGCGGCGGACGCGGTGCAGCAGCGGCATCTCCAGGTAGATCACGAGGGGGACGGCGATGGTGACGAGCACCAGCGTGCGCACGACGATCGGGAGTCCGGAGAGCGGCGCGGCGAGGACGAGGTTCAAGACCGTGAGGGTCGGGAAGACGGCGATCCAGATCATCAGCGCGAGCTGGTGCTGCGTGGGCGGGGGACGGGGGTCGCTGTCGGGGCGGGTGCTGTGGACATTGCTGTGTTCCTTCTCTCGGGGGTCAGGCGCCGCGGTGGGTCGCGAGCTGGGCGGCGAGGTCGTCGTCGGTGAGGTCGGCGTTGAGGGCGATCGCGGCGGCGGAGCCCTGTCCGGCCGCGGTGATGAGCTGCGCACGCGGATCGGCGACGTTCCCGGCGACGGAGACCCCTGGCACGCTCGTGCGCCCGCCGGCATCGTGCCGGACCCACCCGTTCTCGTCGGTCTCGCAGCCGAGAACGTGGAGGAGGGCGTCGTGAGCGCGCATCTCGGGGCGGACGAACACCGCGGCGCGCTCGACGTGCGTGCCGTCGCTCAGCTCCACGCTCTGGAGGCGGTCGGCCTCGACGATGAGGCGGGAGACCTCGCCCGGATGCACCCGGACGCCGCGCGCGTCGAGACGTTCCCGCTCGTCGTCCGTGAGCGGCCGGGTGTGGGGGAAGTAGACGACGTCGGCGGACCACTGGGCGATGAGGAGCGCGTGGGCGACCGACGCAGCCGTGCCGCCGATCACCCCGAGAGCGCGATCCCGCACCTCGTACCCGTGGCAGTACGGGCAGTGCAGCACATCGCGCCCCCAGCGCTCCCGCAGACGAGGGATGTCGGGGATCTCGTCGCGCAGGCCCGTGGTGACCAGCACCCGTCGGGCTTCCAGCCGTCGCCCGTCGTCGAGGGTGGCCGTGAAGCCCGGGGACAGCTCGGCGACGCGTCCGTCGATGATCGTGCCTCCGTAGCCCGCGACCTCGTCGCGACCGCTCGCGAGCAGCGCAGCGGGCGCGGCGCCGTCCCGGGAGAGGAAGCCGTGCAGGTGCGCCGCGGGGGCGTTGCGGGGCTCCCCCGCATCGACGATCGCGACCGTGCGTCGGGCGCGGAGCAGGACCAGGGCGGCGCTGAGGCCGGCGGCACCGCCGCCGACGATGAGCACATCGAATCTCTTCATGCCAGGAGAGTCGCCCCGGACGTGCCGGGCCGGCAAACTTCTTTGCTGCTCCTGGGAAATGCGGCCAGACTGAGGACGTGCAGGGGGACGAGATCGACGCGACGCTCGACGGCGTGGGCCCGCGGTTGCGGTGGCTCCGGAAGCAGCGGGGGATGACGCTGACCGACCTGGCCGACGCCACGGGGATCTCCACGAGCACGCTCTCGCGGTTGGAGACCGGGCAACGCCGACCGAGCCTCGAGCTTCTCCTCCCGCTCGCCCGCGCCCACCGGGTGCCGTTGGACGACCTCGTCGGGGCGCCCGACGTCGGCGATCCGCGCGTGCGATTGAAGCCGCGCCGCGTGCACGGCCGGATCGTCGTGCCGCTGACCCCGCACGCCGGTCCGGTCCAGGCCTGGAAGATCCTCATCCCGGGGAGTCAGGTGAATCCGCGTCCCCGGGCGCACGAGGGGCGCGAATGGCTCTACGTGCTCAGCGGCACCATGCGGTTGATCCTCGGCACGCGCGATCTGCGCATGGCAGCCGGTGAGGTCGCCGAGTTCGACACGCACGTGCCGCACTGGTTCGGGAGCGCGGACGGGGAGCCCGCCGAGGTGCTCAGCCTGTTCGGCCGACAGGGCGAACGCGTCCACGCGGGCGAGTCGGGCGCGCAGCCCGAGGGGTGACGGCCGAGGCCCACGCCTCGGGGGCGATCAGCGGACGAGCTCGGCGATCCAGTCGGTGGCGATGACCGCTTCCCGGCGCTGGAAGTCGCGGAGCGTCGTCATCCCGTCCGGCGCGGGAAGACGGCACTTCTCGAACCAGGCGCCGCCCGCGGCGGACAGGAGGGCGACATGGTCCTGCGTGGTCGACCCGGCGAAGACGGGGTGATCGAGCAGGGGATCGACCTCGGCCGCGGCGTCCTCCACGCGGAGGTCGAGCAGGTAGAGGAGGGCGTCCTCCCACCCCGCGCCGCGGGCCGCCCACGGCCAGTCGAGCAGCCGTGCGCGGCCGGAGTCCTCGATGAGGATGTTGTCGGCCCGGAGATCGGCGTGCAGGAGCCGGTCGCCCGCGACCGCGGTGCCCACGCGTTCCGCCGCCGTGCGGAGGAGGTCGACGTTCTGCGCACACCACGGCGTGGTCGTCTCCAGGAGCCCGGCCTCCTCGAGCCGCCGCCAGGATCCGGAGTCGTCGTGCAGCTCGTCGGCGAGGCGGGGAAGCGTGCGCGGCGCCTCGGCGGTGGCCAGGGCGGCGATCGCATCCAGGATGTGCGCGGTGTCGGGCGCGGTGGCCGAGCGTTCCGGATGACGACCCTCGACGTCTTCGATGAGAAGCACCGCCCACCCGTCCGCGGTGAAGGCGTCGACGAGGTGCGCGGCGGGGAGGGAGCGGGGGATCGCGCCGAGCACCTCGGCCTCCCGCACGTAGAGCGCGAACGTGCCTTCCGCGGACTCCTGCACCGCCTTGACGAACAGCCGCCGTCCGTCGGCGAAGGTCAGCCGTGAGGCCAGTCCCGCGGAGAAGCCGCCGTCCTGCGATTGCGCCCGTGTCACCGGTGAACCGGCGAACTCCTCGACCCGGGCTCGGAGAGCGGGAGGGAGCTGGGTCCAGTCGAGGCGCGCCATCGCCCCAGCGTAGACGGCGGGCGCTCAGCCCCCGGCCACGCCGACGAGCGCGGCGCTGCGCTGCCAGAGGGCCTCAGCGAGAGCGGGGTCGTGCACCTGCGGGTTCACGCGGGTGCTGAGGACGCGCTCGTCGTAGTAGCCGCCGGAGGCCCAGGTCTCGCCCGGCGTTCCCTCGAGGAACCAGCGCAGCGTCGCGCCGCCGCGGTCGCTGCCGATGAGGACGAGGCGGCGCAGCGGGGTGCGGTAGACGAGGCGCATGATGCTCGACGACTCGGCGGCGAAGTTCGTCGCCACGGTGCCGGGGTGGAAGGCCACCGCGCTGAGCCCCTGCGCATGGAACTTCTCGTGCAGGCTCTTCGCCATCAGGACGTTGGCGAGCTTGGCGTCGCCGTAGGCCTTGTTCGGGGAGTACCGGCGGGTGTTGTCGAGATCGTCGACGTCGAGATGCCCGAAGAGGCGATGCGCGACGCTGGAGGTGTTCACGACCGCGCCGCGGGCGGCGAGCAGCTGCGGGAGCAGGAGGTTCGTCAGCAGGAACGGGGCGAGGTGGTTCACCTGCATCGTCTTCTCGTGCCCGTCGACCGTGGGGGTGCGGTCGCCGAAGATGCCGCCGGCGTTGTTGGCAAGCACGTCGATGCCCGCTGCACCCACGGCGTCCGCGAGCTGGGCGGCGAGCGCGCGCACGTCGTCCAGGCGCGCGAAGTCGGCGGTGAACCACTCCGCGCCGGTCTCGTCCGCGACGGCCCGCATCTTGTCGGGCGAACGGCCCACGAGGAGCAGGCGGTGCGGGGATCCGGCGAGCTGGCGGGCGGCGGCGGCGCCGATCCCGTCCGAGGCTCCGGTCAGCACGATGGTGCGTGCGGCCACGGCGGCGCTCACTCGGCCGACGGCGTGATGCGGCGGACGGCCCTGGTCACGTGCTCGGTGATCACCGCGCGCGCCTGCTCTGGATCGCCGGTCGCGATGGCGTCGACGATCTGCTGGTGGCTGCGCACGTGCTCCTCCTGCTCGGCGGGGTCGAGGGCGGAGTTGGCCGCCTGGATGAACCCGGCGATCCGGCCACGGAGCTGGGCGCTGAGCTCGTCGAGGAACCGGTGCTCGGCGAGGTCGGCGAGGGTCTCGTGGAAGAGGCGGTCCTGGCGCAGGACCTCGGCCACGTCGCCCGGCGCCGCCGCCGCCATGGCCTGGATGATCGCTTCCAGCCGGGCCGCCGACTCGTCGTTCCACCGCTCCTGCACCCGGATCGCCATGAACTGCTCCAGCACGATCCGCAGGCTCGAGATCTCCTCCAGGTCCTGCGCGCTGAGCTGGGCGACGCGGGCGCCGCGGCGGGGCTCGCGGGTGATGAGGCGCTCCTCGGCGAGCCGGGTCAGGGCCTCGCGCACGGGGATGTGGCTGACGCCGAGACGGTCGGCGAGCTTGCGCTCCACGAGCCGCTCGCCGGGGGCGAGCTCTCCGGAGTGGATCGCCGCCCGCAGCTCGTCCGTGACCTGCTCGGCGATGTTCTGATCCGACACGCTGCGCATCCGGGGCCCTTCTCGATCTCGCGCGGCCCGGTGCTCGTCGAGCGGGGGCTCCTTCGCTCGGTCGATGCTATGGCATGAGCAGGGGACTGGACAGGAGCCGCGCGGTGCTAGATGCTATAGCAAAACCCGAAACCGATGACGAAGGAGTTGTCATGTCCGGCAGAGAGACGCTCGCGCAGGCGCGCGCCGCGGAGGACGCGGTGGGAGCCGCCGCCATGAAGAAGGCGATCTGGAGACTCGGTCCGTTCCTCGGCCTGCTCTACCTCGTCGCCTACATCGACCGGAACAACGCCGGCTTCGCGAAGCTCGAGATGACGGCCGCCCTCCAGATCACCGAGGCCGCCTTCGGCTTCGCGGCGGGCATCTTCTTCATCGGCTACCTGCTGTTCGAGGTGCCGAGCAACCTGCTCCTGGAGAAGTTCGGCGCCCGCAAGTGGATCGCCCGCATCATGATCTCGTGGGGCATCGTCGCGGCGCTGACCGCGTTCGTGCAGGACGCGACCCAGTTCGCGATCGCGCGCTTCATCCTCGGTATCGCGGAGGCCGGGTTCTTCCCCGGCGTGCTGCTCTACCTCACGCTGTGGTTCCCGCGGCAGTACCGCACGCAGGTGCTCGCCGTCTTCGTGCTCTCGAACCCGATCGCCAACGCGGTCGCCGCGCCGCTGTCCGGCTGGATGCTGGAGCTGCACGGGCTGTGGGGCCTGGACGGCTGGCAGCTCGTCTTCCTGCTGCAGGGCATCCCGGCCGTGCTGCTCGCGTTCGTCGTGTTCTTCTGGCTCCCCGACCGCCCGCAGGACGCGCGCTGGCTGACCCCCGCCGAGCAGCGCTGGATCACCGACACGCTCGCCGCCGAGACCCAGGCGACCGAGCAGCGGCACGGACGCCTGCGGCTGGGCGAGGTCTTCCGCAACGGCCGCCTCTGGACGCTCATCGTGCTCTTCTTCGGCGTCGTGTTCGGTGCCTACGGGCTGGGGATGTGGCTGCCGACGATCGTGAAGAGCATGGGCGACTTCTCGAACGCCACCACCGGCTGGCTCGTGGCGCTGCCGAACCTGTGCGCGGCCCTCGTGATGCTGCCGTGGGAGCGCGCCGCCCGGAAGCAGGGCAACATCCCGCTGCAGATCGGCATCACGCTCAGCATCACCGCCCTGTCGCTCATCGCGGCGGTCGCGGCGCAGGGCACGCCGGTGCTCGCGCTCGCCGCGCTGTGCGTCGGGATGTCGGCGCTCTTCTCGACCACCCCGCTGTTCTGGAGCCTGCCGCCCATGGTGCTCACCGGCACGGCGGCCGCGGCCGGCCTCGCCTTCATCAACTCGGTCGGCAACCTCGCCGGCTTCGCGGGACCCTACGCGATCGGCTGGATCAGCGAGACCACGGGGTCGGCGGTGTGGGGCCTGCTCCTCATCTCGGGGCTCACGCTGCTCGGAGCGACGATCGCCTTCGTGCTCAGCCGCCGCACGGACTTCACGACGGCGCCCGCGCTGGCCGTCGAAGCGTCCAGCGCCCGCCGGTGACCGGTCCGGGCCGGCGGTCGTGACGAGAACGTGACCCCGCCGGCCCGGTTCGCTCTAGACGCCGTTTGCCTTTTGCTACATGCTATAGCGCAACACCCTTACCCGAAGCACCACCCGACCTTGGAGGCACCCATGTCGCGTCGTCGTGTTCGGCTCGGCGGAGCAGCGATGCTGCTGACCGCCGCGCTCATCACCGCTGGTTGCAGCACCTCATCCACCCCCGACGGCCAGGCGCAGGACGGCGGCACCCTCACCGTCGCCGCCGCGCAGGGCATCCCGCAGCTCAATCCCGCCATCCGCACGTTCGCGTGGGAGGAGGTGCTGTTCCCGCTGCTGTGGAACGGCCTCACCAAGACCGACGAGTCCGGCGAGGTCGTCGGCGATCTCGCCGAGAGCTGGGAGGCGTCGGATGACCAGAAGACCTGGACCTTCACGCTCCGCGACGGCGTGACGTTCTCGAACGGCGAGGACTTCACCGCCGACGACGCGGTGGCCGCGTTCGACTACTACCTCGACCCGGACACGGCGACGCAGGAGAAGAACAAGATCTCGATGGTCACCGACGTCACCGCGCCGGACGAGAAGACCGTCGTGGTGACGCTGTCCGAGCCCATCGCGACCTTCCCCGCGGGTATCGTCTGGGTGAAGATGATCGACGTCGACGCACTCGACACCATCGACAAGGAGCCCATCGGCACCGGTCCGTACGTCGTGGACGCCTTCACTCCGGACGACAGCCTCACGCTCGTCCCCAACCCGGAGTACTTCGGCGAGGCTCCGGCGCTCGACGAGATCACGAT from Microbacterium paraoxydans includes the following:
- a CDS encoding NAD(P)/FAD-dependent oxidoreductase codes for the protein MKRFDVLIVGGGAAGLSAALVLLRARRTVAIVDAGEPRNAPAAHLHGFLSRDGAAPAALLASGRDEVAGYGGTIIDGRVAELSPGFTATLDDGRRLEARRVLVTTGLRDEIPDIPRLRERWGRDVLHCPYCHGYEVRDRALGVIGGTAASVAHALLIAQWSADVVYFPHTRPLTDDERERLDARGVRVHPGEVSRLIVEADRLQSVELSDGTHVERAAVFVRPEMRAHDALLHVLGCETDENGWVRHDAGGRTSVPGVSVAGNVADPRAQLITAAGQGSAAAIALNADLTDDDLAAQLATHRGA
- a CDS encoding helix-turn-helix domain-containing protein yields the protein MQGDEIDATLDGVGPRLRWLRKQRGMTLTDLADATGISTSTLSRLETGQRRPSLELLLPLARAHRVPLDDLVGAPDVGDPRVRLKPRRVHGRIVVPLTPHAGPVQAWKILIPGSQVNPRPRAHEGREWLYVLSGTMRLILGTRDLRMAAGEVAEFDTHVPHWFGSADGEPAEVLSLFGRQGERVHAGESGAQPEG
- a CDS encoding phosphotransferase, giving the protein MARLDWTQLPPALRARVEEFAGSPVTRAQSQDGGFSAGLASRLTFADGRRLFVKAVQESAEGTFALYVREAEVLGAIPRSLPAAHLVDAFTADGWAVLLIEDVEGRHPERSATAPDTAHILDAIAALATAEAPRTLPRLADELHDDSGSWRRLEEAGLLETTTPWCAQNVDLLRTAAERVGTAVAGDRLLHADLRADNILIEDSGRARLLDWPWAARGAGWEDALLYLLDLRVEDAAAEVDPLLDHPVFAGSTTQDHVALLSAAGGAWFEKCRLPAPDGMTTLRDFQRREAVIATDWIAELVR
- a CDS encoding SDR family NAD(P)-dependent oxidoreductase, encoding MAARTIVLTGASDGIGAAAARQLAGSPHRLLLVGRSPDKMRAVADETGAEWFTADFARLDDVRALAAQLADAVGAAGIDVLANNAGGIFGDRTPTVDGHEKTMQVNHLAPFLLTNLLLPQLLAARGAVVNTSSVAHRLFGHLDVDDLDNTRRYSPNKAYGDAKLANVLMAKSLHEKFHAQGLSAVAFHPGTVATNFAAESSSIMRLVYRTPLRRLVLIGSDRGGATLRWFLEGTPGETWASGGYYDERVLSTRVNPQVHDPALAEALWQRSAALVGVAGG
- a CDS encoding GntR family transcriptional regulator is translated as MRSVSDQNIAEQVTDELRAAIHSGELAPGERLVERKLADRLGVSHIPVREALTRLAEERLITREPRRGARVAQLSAQDLEEISSLRIVLEQFMAIRVQERWNDESAARLEAIIQAMAAAAPGDVAEVLRQDRLFHETLADLAEHRFLDELSAQLRGRIAGFIQAANSALDPAEQEEHVRSHQQIVDAIATGDPEQARAVITEHVTRAVRRITPSAE
- a CDS encoding MFS transporter → MSGRETLAQARAAEDAVGAAAMKKAIWRLGPFLGLLYLVAYIDRNNAGFAKLEMTAALQITEAAFGFAAGIFFIGYLLFEVPSNLLLEKFGARKWIARIMISWGIVAALTAFVQDATQFAIARFILGIAEAGFFPGVLLYLTLWFPRQYRTQVLAVFVLSNPIANAVAAPLSGWMLELHGLWGLDGWQLVFLLQGIPAVLLAFVVFFWLPDRPQDARWLTPAEQRWITDTLAAETQATEQRHGRLRLGEVFRNGRLWTLIVLFFGVVFGAYGLGMWLPTIVKSMGDFSNATTGWLVALPNLCAALVMLPWERAARKQGNIPLQIGITLSITALSLIAAVAAQGTPVLALAALCVGMSALFSTTPLFWSLPPMVLTGTAAAAGLAFINSVGNLAGFAGPYAIGWISETTGSAVWGLLLISGLTLLGATIAFVLSRRTDFTTAPALAVEASSARR